TTTATTTCTGTTTGATCGCCTTCTTTGTGAAAATCTGCCAAAGAATCAAACTCCGGATTTTCTGGATGATTAATTCCATGAGTGAGGTGACCCGTTTCATAATAAAGAGGAGATAAAACTTGATTGCTATCTTTTAAATAAAATTTCTTTCTATTTAATAAGTAGATAGCTTCAAATTGATCACTATCTTCATCAGGTCTTACTGATTCTTTCTCTATTATGTTTGAATAATATTTATATAAATAATTAAATAAATTGTATCTTTTATTTACGACGACTCTAGATTCATTATATCCTTGTAACTTGATAACAAAATCTGCTTGATTGGAAAATTCAGCTTCTTTTTCCCATGTTTTTGAACCACTTAAAGGTGTGATATCCAATCCTATATATACGGTATCTTCGGTTAAGGACCAATCTTCTTTTTCTACTAAAAGATAAAGATTGGACAAATCACTTTTTACTTTTAGCTTTATTCCTTTTTCATCTACAATCGTTTTTACATTTTCCCAATCAGAAAAATTCCCATCTACATAAATTTGATCGATTTCTTTACCAGATTCAAATTTCAAAAACCCAAAACTCTCATCACTTGATTGTAAGTCATGCCAATAACTAGAATTATTTTCATCTAAATAATCTTCTACAGGACCAAAGCTAGTCAGTTTTGTCCAATCGTCTTGCCATGAGCTTAATAAAACACCCGCTGCCTCAACTTTTTGGATTCCTTCTAATAGCTCAACTATTTTCTCTCCTTGTTCCTTTTCCGAAAATCCGCCTCTGTCAAAACCGTCATTCAAGTCCACCTTAGATTTCGCTCTAGAAGAAGAGAGGCCTGTATCAGAAATTACTAATGGTAATTCATAAAATTCTGATAACCGTTCTAAATGTTTTGAAAAAACAGGTACTTGATTGGTTGCTTCTGCGCTATCAGAAGAGGTGTATTCAAAGTCTAAAAAATCTGATGAATTTGGGTGATACTTATAACTTACAAATAAATTATCTCCCTTTTGGGGTACAATTTTCCCGATATCTATATCTGCCTGTTTGGTTACATTGGATTCATGCTTGTATTCAAATGAATCTGTTTCCAGCGTTGTTAAGTAAGACAAAAGACTAGAACGTTCATATTTTTCTATTTCATAGGTAGCGGCATAATCGAGTATCTCACTTATAAATACTTCAAATGCATTGCCATTTTGAAGAGAAAAATATTCTCCAACGTATTCTGTTTTTTCACCGTATCTTACGTTTGAAAGACTTACAAGTTCTGCATTTGTGTTAGTACCAATTATAAATCCTAAACTATATTTAGAAATATCTTTCAAATACAATCCTCTATGATTTCTTTTATTACTCAATAATAGTGCTTGTCCATTAACTACATTTATTGTACTTTTAATATCTTTTTTTAAATTTGTAAGAATCTCTTTGTCAAAAGCATCATATTCTTTTAGAATTGCTTTTTCATCTAAAAGAATCTCATGAATCACATAAAGTGGCTTTTCTCTATTTAAATTATAATCATATAAAGCAGAGTAAAAGGCAGGAGGTTGAATATAAGGAACTTTAATTACATTCGCATTCATTTCTCCTATATTTTCTAACCATCCGATTATTTCTTTCTTAGGTATACTGGTTTGAAATCTACCATATCCTGGATGAAAAGAACTTAATTCGACTCCTTTTAATTGAATGGTTTCCCATTTATTATCTTTATATATCTTTATGGCAGTTCCATCTGTTTTTACCATTCTTGAATAATTAGAAATGGTTTCTGTTTCTGTATGTAATTGGTTTGAATAGTATTTTTGATACGAAATCATATATAAAAATAACAGCAGCATCAGTGTACTCATTGAGATTAGTGTAAACTTCCTTATATTCACATGTATCTCCTATTCTACAGCGTTTTCTTTAACTCTATTAATTAGATTGATATTTTTATCCATCCAATTTAATCGTTTTTTTAGAAAAACTCTAAGCTGTTCAATTTCTTCATTAAAATCCTGTTTAGAATCTTTCGGAAACCATCTTTCTCTATTTCTATCCGTACTTTCTCCTAAAATAAGAAGAGCTTCATCTATCATCTTATCAACATTTCGATCAGACCATATGGTATTTCGATACTGCTTGTACATCGTTTTGTATCTCTTTGCAAAAGCTTCATCTTGAAAGAGTCTTTCGTACCAAATAACATCCACCATCCGAAATCCTGTTGGTTCATTTGCTTCTTCTATAGGTGTATTTCCTAGGCTCTGATCAAAGTCCCAAATTGGACCTGCCTGCAACAAGCCTCCAATATCTTTGTAGAAATACGTACTTACTTCTCCACCATCTATATTCCTAGTAATTTCATTAATCATGGCATACTTTATAAAAGAATCGACATCTATATATTTTCGATAACCTTCCCTCGTATCTTCGAAATTACTAGAACGTAATGAATATTCAAATTTATTGATGTAATCTATTATTTGTTGTTCAAATAAGTCCGTCATATTCGACTTGCTTGGATAATTTGTGGTAAACACCGTTCTAGCTTTTATGTTATTCATAGCATCTAAAACGAAATCTTCTTCTAACGTACTCCAGTCGGTTGTTAAAACAGGATCGCCATATTTTATTTTATCTCTTGCGACAATAAAACTAATATCTTTGTATTCATCGCTATTTTTATCAATCGCAATTCTATTCTCATCTCTTTCAATTTTTTCCGTTAATAGATAAACGCCTCTATAGTGATCCTCAAAATTCAAATCTTCATCGGTATCTTTTAAATAAACTTCTACAAACCTTGTATCCGGTGCATAGTCCATAATATCTCGTCCCATTTTATATGCAAGATAGTTTCTGATCAGACTTTTATCACTATACATTCCATTTAATACCCACTTATCATGACTTTTCATTCCGAGTAATGGCTGTGCATTCTCTAATTTATAATCATCGATTAGTCGAATCGTATATTGTTTTTTATCATATTTTAGAGAAGATTGTCCCCTAATATTTATAATCAAATCTGATTCTAATGTAGGTGTTATTTTTTGGCTCAATAGTTGTTCTGAATATAAATTTGGTTCATACAGTTTCATTTGAACCGCATACTTTTCTGTAGGCAAAAAGAGGTTTCTGGACATTCCATTTACCTCTGCTTCTTTTCTTTCTAAACTAGGCTCTATTTCTTCTCCATTTGTATCAATAACCATAATTGGAAGATTATGCTGTCTGCTATCTGTACCGGAAATAAATGGTTGGTTTACAGAAACTTCGCTAGTAGGTGAGCTCTGATATACACTTATTATCAGAAAAAAGAGCGCTATCATCAGCATTACATATAGTACACCATACTTCTTCCTCTTTTTTCTAATAAATTTTGTATGCTTCATCCTAATGTTTCACCATCTCTAGAAACCATATTCACAAAATAAACACCTTCAATATTTTTTATTTTTTCATATTCACTAATTGCATTGTTATCTTTTAACATAACCTGATAAACGATTTCTGCATAATCATCCGTTATCGTTTCTGCTCTAAGTTTTCCAGCTTTATAAATCTTGAATAGAGTTGAACGCACCTCTTCTAAACTATTCAAATCTCCTCTTACAATTACTAAATAAACTTCTTTTCCTTTAAAACTAATATCTCCAATTACTGTAATAATAGCTACAAAAATAGTTCCAATAATAATAATAAAATAGTTAGATGAACCAGCACCTAAGCCAATGGAGATGGCCCAAAATATATAAGTAGTATCTCTTGGGTCTTTGACGGCTGTACGGAATCGTACAATCGACAATGCTCCTACCATTCCTAAAGATAATGCCAAACTACTACCTAGAATACTCATTACCATTGTGGTGATGAGACTCATCATTAGCAGAGACGTATTAAATTTTTTGCTATAAGAAACGCCACTATACGTTAATTTATAGGTTACACATACGATCAATGCCAATAGCAAAGCAATAACCATATTCTGGATTACAAATAGCGGTGAAATTGCGGTTGAATTTTCATACATTAAATTATAAAGAACTTCTTTCATTTTAAAACTCCCCTTTATCCCATATATCTTTCAAAAATCCCTCTAGAAACCATATATTTACTATATGATTGTCTTTCTAAATCATACGATGCAAATAAATCAGTAATATATTTAAATATAAAATTATTATACTTTATCTCTAAAATATTTGTATCATAATCATCTGTTGGAACTAAGACCGTATCTTCTTTAAATAAGCCAAAATTTGTTTCGCTTGATCGAATATCATTGTCCAGCGTAATTCTAATGTTATTCATTGGATGCGTAAATGCTTTTCTTCGGTATTCGATTAATACTACTGGTCTCAGTTTATTTAATTTCATGATGTGATAAATCGAACTTGCTGTTTCAGAATCATATTTCCTTAAAACTTCATAGTTTTGTTGAATCAGTTCCTCCGCATCTGATTTATCAATAAGAACGGTTTTCTTTTCTTGACTATCTCCATATTTTCTTTTGATTTCAAGTTTTGCTTTGCTATCTGTTGGGCTATAAACTCTCAATCTTATCTTCTTTCGATTCTCTAACCCTGCTAGTTTTTGGTAGAAATCACTGTCCCCATAATCATCAAAATAAAGGGAACGGACCGTATACCCTCTATCTCCATTATGTTTATCTTCAACTAAAACGTTGGAAAGTCTTTGTGAAAGAGAAATATACTGAAAATAGTTTATATGATGCTTGAGTTCTACTCGAGAAACGCTTAACGTTTTATCAGCCATAAAAAATCCTCCTATCGAACCGTTAATTTTTTTCCATTACTAGTAAAACGAAGTTCTTTTTCAGAAACGTAATAGATAGTTACGTCTTCTGCATCTAAAAGATCATCAATTTCTCCCGCCTCTTCAAAATTTGTTATTACAGCATAGGTAGGAGATACTTTTTTTATAAAAGCTTCAGAATTAGCATTTTTTCTGCCATGATGAGCCACTTTATATAAATCAATCGGTGGTAAATCAAGCTTCAACGTTTCTTCTAACAACTCTTCTTCTGCATCTCCGCCAAATAGATAATGCAAGTCTCCATCCTCTATTAAAGTAACCAAGGAGTAATCATTATCTTTTTTATAGTCATCTCTTTCTGGAGTATAGATTGTAATTTTGAGACTTCCTACTTCAAAATGCATATCTTCGGTTGGTCGTACATTGTTTATATTCTTTTCATCGATAACTTTTTGGATGCGTGCTTCACGGTTCGTATCCTTTATATGAATGGATTGGATCAGCTCTGTGACTTCAAATTCATCTAGAATATAAGAGGCAGACCCAATATGATCTTTATCAGGATGTGTTAAAATTAAATAATCTATCTTTTGGACTTGTAACGATTTTAATTTAAAAATTAATTCATCTTTGTTTGCTTTTAAGCCTGTATCAATTAAAATATTCTCATTTCCATTTTCTATATAAATACTATCTGCTTTTCCTAGTCCAAAAAATACAATATCCGTACGATCTGTTGTAGAAGAAAACATTGGTTTGAATAAGAAAAAGCCGATTATTCCTACTAGAAAAATAAAACCTACTTTAATCCATCTTGAGTGAATTATAATCTCCTCTTTTCATTTAGTTAACTTTCGTCATTAAAAAAATCGTTCGCAATTCCTCTATTAGGTGTTTTCAACCAAAAGAAATAGAGGGTTGATCAAGAACGACTTATGCTTATCTTAGCATATTTTTTACCTAACAATAGAATAACACGACTGGAAAAATAACGGATTTCTTTTAATCAAATCATTTTTAAATGATACCGAACATCATAAAGCCAATCGTATTTAACGCAAAGTTTGCAAACATATGAACCAACCAAGAATTATAAATATTTTTATTCTTTTCATTAATATAATTAAAAATTAGTCCAGCCGCGAATAGTGCCGTCAGTGCTAACAAGAAAATGGCTATATTAAACCAATCCACCATAATTCCAATATGGTAAATACCAAAAGCCATCGCACTTACTAAATAAGCTACAGGTTTCGTTGTTGTCTTATTCAAACTTAAAAATAAAAATCCTCTAAAAAAGAATTCTTCTAAAAGTGAATTTAAAAATGAAATATATACGGCTACATAAAAAAAGTTGTTTCGATTGATATCTTGACTCTTATATAATAGTTCCCTTATTTGAGAAAGATCAATATAAGTTGTTAGTATAAAATAAACACCAATAATCAACATATATACGGATAACCCCAAAATAATCGAACTTGTAAACTGTTTTCTAGAATAAATTTTAAAATAATCTAATAGGTTGATACTTTTATCTACGCCTACATAAATAAGCGGAACAATTAAAAACAGAGTTACTTTTAAAATCGATTTCACAATATAGCCTGGTACGATATAAAATTCAACGATAAACATAATCAATACAGATACAGTCATAATACCCATGATATTTAAAGTCGTTTTTTTATTTTTCACAAGCATTCCTCCTATTTTATACATCCATTTTTTAATCATAAAATAGTAAATAATAAACTGTTAACGTTGATTTATAACCTTTTCGTACTCAGTTTAATTATATCATACCTTTATACTAACCTTGATTTCCATTCAATCAAAAGAATGTACATACTAAAAAAGTAAAAGCAGACTTTTCCGTCTGCTTTTACTTCATATATTATTGAAAGAAAAACAAGTAATCATTCTCATAGCTAAAAAAGAAGGTACTATTTTATATTTTTATTTAAACTAGTACTTACTCTTTAACTACTCGAACCCAAATTTCATTTCTTCTAAGCATTGGAAGTGTAAAAGGTGCGTTATAAGAAGCCAGCATATCATTTGATTCTCTTTTATAACCATTTTCTAGTATCCATGCTTCTAGTTTATTCTTCATTTCTAATTCTTTTGTTTCATTAGATAAACCTGAATATCGAATAGTTCCAAACAAACCTTCATCAAACGGTTTTATTTTTAAATTGGGATTATTTGGCTCTGGTATTTGTTCAGTAAATTTTCCTGGTACAACAAAAGCCATTTTTTTCATTTCTTTCGTTACCTCTTGGATGACAGGTACCGTCATTGAAATTTTTTCATTCTCTTTATTATCACTAGAAATATACTTAAAAAGAGAGCGAAATCCCTTTGTAATTTCTGGATCACTTGCATCTTCATATTCAACAATCGAAAAGTCAACATATTTTCTGATTTCAAAGGCACCATCTTTTATCAACACTTCATAATCCGGTGTTTCATACTTACTCATAAAATCACTCCTTTCAAAATCAACTTTATCCTCTCTTCTATTATATTCGTTTCTAGATGGAAACGCTATCTATAGACAACCATGCGCGTCAACGTTAACTTATTTTTTTGTGTGGAAAAGTTTTAACAGTAACTGAAACTCTTTTCCAAATTAAACATCTATTTTTTATTGAATCTGTTATATCTAGTTTGAATTCTCCTTTAAATTTATACATGATATGTCCTAAAGGTCCTTTTACTTTAGCAAAAACAATTCTTTTGTGTTTTTTATTTTGAATTACTCTGTTTATGTGCTCATCTCGCTTATGTTCATGCTCATTTCTTTCCCTAATTAAAGTACCATCTGGTGAAATTGAATTATCCCACTCTCCATTTGGAAATAACTTTGGAAACCAAAGGAGAACATCATCATAATAGGGATGAATAGCTCCACCTTTTTGGTATCCTTTATAATTATGGCCAAACACATTTGTAACATCTTTAATAGTTTTAAACGCTACATTATCACTTAATCTAATTTCTCCTTTTTTTATATAAGTATCAGGAGAATATTCTTTTTCGACATCCCAAGGAATAAAGTCGTTTCCCATTTTCTTTACTTTTTCATTTATATAATCAACTATTTCATGAATTTGTTCATGAACTTCTTTTATACCTTTAGTTACATCTATTCTCTTTATTTCATGATTCGTAACACTGATTATATCCCTTTCTCTGAATCGATCTCTTTCATTTTGAATAGTTGATTGGTGATAACCTTCATCAATTTCAATATGTAAATTGAGTTGTGGAAAAAACATATCAGTGAGTGCATACTTACCATCTTCTCTTATTACATATTGTTGAGTAACAAACTTTATATTTTCATTATCCAACCTATGCCATATCCTTGTAATTACATAGTTTTCATCATTTTTTTTATTTGTTTTAGCTAACTGTGCTTTAATAAATTTATACTTTATCATCCATTTCCTCCCATTCATATTTATTTTTTTATTGAAACATTTCATTACTAATATTTCTAATCAATTCACAAAAGCATTCCCATTCAGCTGGGTATTTATTACTGCCACTTCTTTTCAAGTTTCGTTTTTCACGGATCATTTCTACTTCCCATTGCATGCCGTCTAGCACGTCTGGTTCTTCGTATCTTCTTTTCCAATT
The Jeotgalibaca sp. MA1X17-3 genome window above contains:
- a CDS encoding DUF4956 domain-containing protein, coding for MKEVLYNLMYENSTAISPLFVIQNMVIALLLALIVCVTYKLTYSGVSYSKKFNTSLLMMSLITTMVMSILGSSLALSLGMVGALSIVRFRTAVKDPRDTTYIFWAISIGLGAGSSNYFIIIIGTIFVAIITVIGDISFKGKEVYLVIVRGDLNSLEEVRSTLFKIYKAGKLRAETITDDYAEIVYQVMLKDNNAISEYEKIKNIEGVYFVNMVSRDGETLG
- a CDS encoding CPBP family intramembrane glutamic endopeptidase codes for the protein MKNKKTTLNIMGIMTVSVLIMFIVEFYIVPGYIVKSILKVTLFLIVPLIYVGVDKSINLLDYFKIYSRKQFTSSIILGLSVYMLIIGVYFILTTYIDLSQIRELLYKSQDINRNNFFYVAVYISFLNSLLEEFFFRGFLFLSLNKTTTKPVAYLVSAMAFGIYHIGIMVDWFNIAIFLLALTALFAAGLIFNYINEKNKNIYNSWLVHMFANFALNTIGFMMFGII
- a CDS encoding ComEC/Rec2 family competence protein — encoded protein: MFSSTTDRTDIVFFGLGKADSIYIENGNENILIDTGLKANKDELIFKLKSLQVQKIDYLILTHPDKDHIGSASYILDEFEVTELIQSIHIKDTNREARIQKVIDEKNINNVRPTEDMHFEVGSLKITIYTPERDDYKKDNDYSLVTLIEDGDLHYLFGGDAEEELLEETLKLDLPPIDLYKVAHHGRKNANSEAFIKKVSPTYAVITNFEEAGEIDDLLDAEDVTIYYVSEKELRFTSNGKKLTVR
- a CDS encoding polyphosphate polymerase domain-containing protein, whose protein sequence is MADKTLSVSRVELKHHINYFQYISLSQRLSNVLVEDKHNGDRGYTVRSLYFDDYGDSDFYQKLAGLENRKKIRLRVYSPTDSKAKLEIKRKYGDSQEKKTVLIDKSDAEELIQQNYEVLRKYDSETASSIYHIMKLNKLRPVVLIEYRRKAFTHPMNNIRITLDNDIRSSETNFGLFKEDTVLVPTDDYDTNILEIKYNNFIFKYITDLFASYDLERQSYSKYMVSRGIFERYMG
- a CDS encoding heme-binding protein; this encodes MSKYETPDYEVLIKDGAFEIRKYVDFSIVEYEDASDPEITKGFRSLFKYISSDNKENEKISMTVPVIQEVTKEMKKMAFVVPGKFTEQIPEPNNPNLKIKPFDEGLFGTIRYSGLSNETKELEMKNKLEAWILENGYKRESNDMLASYNAPFTLPMLRRNEIWVRVVKE
- a CDS encoding AbaSI family restriction endonuclease, whose amino-acid sequence is MIKYKFIKAQLAKTNKKNDENYVITRIWHRLDNENIKFVTQQYVIREDGKYALTDMFFPQLNLHIEIDEGYHQSTIQNERDRFRERDIISVTNHEIKRIDVTKGIKEVHEQIHEIVDYINEKVKKMGNDFIPWDVEKEYSPDTYIKKGEIRLSDNVAFKTIKDVTNVFGHNYKGYQKGGAIHPYYDDVLLWFPKLFPNGEWDNSISPDGTLIRERNEHEHKRDEHINRVIQNKKHKRIVFAKVKGPLGHIMYKFKGEFKLDITDSIKNRCLIWKRVSVTVKTFPHKKIS
- a CDS encoding CotH kinase family protein, coding for MKHTKFIRKKRKKYGVLYVMLMIALFFLIISVYQSSPTSEVSVNQPFISGTDSRQHNLPIMVIDTNGEEIEPSLERKEAEVNGMSRNLFLPTEKYAVQMKLYEPNLYSEQLLSQKITPTLESDLIINIRGQSSLKYDKKQYTIRLIDDYKLENAQPLLGMKSHDKWVLNGMYSDKSLIRNYLAYKMGRDIMDYAPDTRFVEVYLKDTDEDLNFEDHYRGVYLLTEKIERDENRIAIDKNSDEYKDISFIVARDKIKYGDPVLTTDWSTLEEDFVLDAMNNIKARTVFTTNYPSKSNMTDLFEQQIIDYINKFEYSLRSSNFEDTREGYRKYIDVDSFIKYAMINEITRNIDGGEVSTYFYKDIGGLLQAGPIWDFDQSLGNTPIEEANEPTGFRMVDVIWYERLFQDEAFAKRYKTMYKQYRNTIWSDRNVDKMIDEALLILGESTDRNRERWFPKDSKQDFNEEIEQLRVFLKKRLNWMDKNINLINRVKENAVE